The segment GAGCAACGCCTCCTGCGCCCCCCCTTCGGCAAAGATCCGGTCGGGATCTTCCAGCCGGATGATTTCATGGTGCTGCACCAGGTCGATCCGATCGGTCTGGAGCCGCTGGAGCGATTCGTCCAATTGTTTGGCGGCAGCCTCTTTCGTCCGGCCGTCGATCTTCGTCATCAAGAAGACCCGCTCTCGATAGCCGTCGCGCAGCGCTTTTCCCATCCGGACCTCACTCCCACCGTCATGGTAGTCCCACGAGTTGTCCATAAAGGTGACGCCATGGTCGATCGCCTTGCGGATGATCCCGATCCCCTCCTGTTCATCAGGATCGCCGATGTGATATCCGCCGAGCCCGATCACGGAAACCTGCTCGCCGGTCCGGCCAAGGGTCCGATAAAGCATCTCCCCTTTGCGAACCGACTTCGGGGTTTGAAACACCGGCGTCTGCGCAACCAGGGTCGGCTCCCCGCCCCCTTCATTCATGGCCAACCCCGCCGCCGCGCCTGCGACCGAGGCGCTCAGCTTCAAAAAATCCCGTCGCGTTTTCATTCATCGTCTCCGATATCATCTTGGGCCTCAAAACGAGCATCCTCTTCCCGCCCTCCCCAAATCGATATCGAATATTTTATCTCCTTTCCGGCTTCGCCGACTGTAATAAACCTTACATTTACAGGCCGGGGTGGCGCGAAGCAAGGGGGTGTTCAGACCGCCTTGCGAGCGATTCGGGAAACCTTCTAAAATGATTGAAGTGTTGGGGATGCTTTTTCTTTTGACCGGTCCCCTGTCGAGGGTGGTTCGCCGAGCAGAGGACTCGGCGCGGAGGAGATCAGGTCGGCATGGCAGCTCGAATTATTCAACCGGAGATAAAAGAGATCGATGATTTAGGTCGAGAGGATCACTACCGAAAATGGTTGGTGAAGACCCCCCGGGGAGCGGTGCCGATGCGTCTTTATGACGCCGCGCATCCGACGGCCGGGGTGGTCCTCGTCGGCGGCGTCGGGGGAGATTTCGATACGCCGGCCCGAGGCCTTTATCCCCGCTTGGGTGAAGCATTAATAAAAGAGAAGGTGAGTACGCTTCGGGTCGCCTTTCGTTATCCGACCGAGCTGGAAGAGTCGGTCCACGATCTTCTCGCCGGGATTCGGTTATTGGCGCAGCAAGGCCTCTCCCGGATCGGACTCGTCGGCCACTCCTTCGGCGGCGCGGTGGTCCTCACGGCGGGGGCGGTCGCGCCGGAGGTGGCGACCGTCATCGCCCT is part of the Candidatus Manganitrophaceae bacterium genome and harbors:
- a CDS encoding aldo/keto reductase; translation: MKTRRDFLKLSASVAGAAAGLAMNEGGGEPTLVAQTPVFQTPKSVRKGEMLYRTLGRTGEQVSVIGLGGYHIGDPDEQEGIGIIRKAIDHGVTFMDNSWDYHDGGSEVRMGKALRDGYRERVFLMTKIDGRTKEAAAKQLDESLQRLQTDRIDLVQHHEIIRLEDPDRIFAEGGAQEALLEARKAGKLRYIGFTGHKDPLVHLRMLEVAEKHNTRFDTVQMPLNVMDAHFRSFQNRVLPVLIKNQIGVLGMKSMGGKIILESKVATPMECLHYAMNLPTSVVITGIDGMQILDQALEAVRTFQPMAPAAVKALLQRTAAAAAEGRYEKFKTTPVFDATAQYPEWLG
- a CDS encoding dienelactone hydrolase family protein, giving the protein MAARIIQPEIKEIDDLGREDHYRKWLVKTPRGAVPMRLYDAAHPTAGVVLVGGVGGDFDTPARGLYPRLGEALIKEKVSTLRVAFRYPTELEESVHDLLAGIRLLAQQGLSRIGLVGHSFGGAVVLTAGAVAPEVATVIALSTQSDGTDRVGDLAPRPILFIHGSDDEVLPPFCSIDTCRRAGETKALQIIKGARHGLDEAADRVYLLVVDWLRRHLPLGPSQGLP